One segment of Brassica napus cultivar Da-Ae chromosome C3, Da-Ae, whole genome shotgun sequence DNA contains the following:
- the LOC106385191 gene encoding uncharacterized protein At5g39865-like has translation MWRPWRKSSVKIHNTFSPTASFKDIHHLCTTDDSSSFPSSPCASPSPSPSPNHVSRVFHRVCAANLILRSWPTRPSNNLLRADSEPIRRNPEPDAIRISIPGAESSIVVYFTSLRVVRPTFEACRAVTAILRSFPVRIDERDLSMDASFAAELDRIFGSGEKDFPKTPKLPRVFIGGRYVGGAEEVKQLHEIGELKKLVQELPRVEPSVCEICGGHRFVPCNVCHGSHKVHTEKLGFRTCSACNENGLVRCSSCSFPHLTPDS, from the coding sequence ATGTGGCGGCCGTGGCGTAAATCGTCGGTTAAGATTCACAACACCTTCTCTCCCACCGCCTCCTTCAAAGACATCCACCACCTCTGCACCACCGACGATTCATCTTCCTTCCCTTCATCTCCTTGCGcttctccctctccctctccctctcctaACCACGTTTCTAGAGTCTTCCACCGAGTCTGCGCCGCGAATTTGATCCTCCGTTCCTGGCCGACTCGTCCGTCTAACAACCTCCTCCGCGCAGATTCCGAGCCTATACGTCGCAATCCCGAACCGGATGCTATACGCATTTCAATCCCCGGCGCGGAGAGCAGCATCGTCGTCTACTTCACCAGCCTCCGCGTCGTTCGTCCCACGTTCGAAGCCTGCCGAGCCGTCACCGCGATCCTCCGCAGCTTCCCCGTGCGAATCGACGAGCGAGATCTCTCGATGGACGCGTCGTTCGCAGCCGAGCTGGACCGGATCTTCGGCAGCGGCGAGAAGGATTTTCCGAAGACGCCGAAGCTGCCGCGAGTCTTTATCGGCGGCCGTTACGTCGGAGGAGCTGAGGAAGTGAAACAGCTTCACGAGATCGGAGAGCTGAAGAAGCTCGTGCAAGAGCTGCCGAGAGTTGAGCCAAGCGTGTGCGAGATTTGCGGCGGTCACAGATTCGTACCGTGCAACGTCTGTCACGGTAGCCATAAGGTGCACACGGAGAAGCTAGGGTTTAGAACGTGCTCGGCCTGTAACGAGAACGGTCTCGTCAGGTGTTCGTCTTGTTCGTTTCCGCATCTTACGCCTGACTCctag